GCGACTGGAAATACGAGCCGCACGGACCAAAGCTCGACTTGCCATCGTCGGTGGGACCTTCATCCCAGTTCATGCCGAGCCACTTGAAGCCGTTGAGAATCGGCAGCAGCGCTTCGGCAACGTTGCGTTCGCTATCGGTATCGTCGATGCGGAGGAGAAATTGCCCCCCATGTTGGCGGGCATAGAGCCAATTGAAGAGCGCGGTGCGAACGCCGCCGATATGCAGATAGCCAGTAGGACTGGGAGCGAAACGCGTACGAACGGACATGGATGAACCCGCGAGAAGCAACATGAGAGCCGAACGGAAAAGAACAGCTCTGCATTGTAGAGTCGAGAAGCGGGGGGCGGGAGGCGACCAGCCCCCTCCCTTGCCAAGCGATCGACCTTAGCTCATCGCGGCGGCAGCAGTGGCGCGCCAATCTGGCGGAGAAATCCTAGTGCCACATCACTTCGAGGCCGTTTTCGATCTCTCCCACACCTTCCACATGCTTCAGAAGTTCCTGAGCCATTTGCTTCTGGAAGTAGGTGTTCACCTGACCGTGCAGCGTGACGCGATTGCCCGACGTTTCGAAGCGGAGCTTGCGCCCCTGGAGATAGGGGTTCGTAGCGATGGCTTCGTCGACCCGAAGAGCCAACGGGCTGGTTTCAACTTCCGAGCTGCGATCGATCGATTGCATGGTTCACCGTGGGGAGTGCGAGTGCCAAGGGGGAAGAGATTTGCCAAATCGCGAGCCAAACGCAGGACCGAGCCGGGAAGCGGGGCGAAGCTCGGCAAGCGAAGATCGAGCCAAAGTCGGCTGGCGATCTGCCAGGTGGGAAAACCGGTAGATCGGCAAACCAGAGCCGGTCGCTCGAATCTCGCTAGAAAGAAGAATCGGCCGTGCTAGCACCGAAAGTTGAACTCGGCAGTTCAGAAGAAGCAGGAAATCTCTACCGGCTAGCGAACCGGGGCGAAGCTTAACGAACCTGCCGGTTGTAAGGACGCAGTGGCGTCGAAACTCCAAGACAGCATCGACCTTTTCGCTGCCTCAACTCCTTCGTGCTCCTCGTGGTGAAAGATCGAAAGAGTTACCACGCAGGACACGAACGGCACGAAGTGGAAGGTTGCCAATTTCAGCGACCATTCGATCAACGGAGGAATCGAAGTAGTCCGTCTAGCGATCAAGGTCATCTGTTTTGGGGTGCCACCGGCATTTTGCCAGTGTAGAAGCTGGAACCGATTTCATGGGCGAATTCTGCTTAAAAACATAGAGTCCCATTACGCTTCTCACTGGGCTGAGCCCAGTGGCACACTTCATTGCAGCCTACTCCTTGCAGCCTGACATTGATTGCTAAACGTAGTAGCAGGTTGGGATAGTGCCGATGCTGCGAGAGGCGTGGGCGGGATTAGCGCAGCAGAAGGCACATGCTGCCGGCGATGAGTAGCGCGGTGCTGAGGAGCATGAGCAGGCCGAGAATGTTCACGCGGCGATGCACTGCGGTGGCGCGGCTGGGCTGCTCGAGCGAGGCGTTGAGCAAGGCGATGCGCCGCGTGGTGCTGGGGTGGAGCCAACGCGAGAACCAGCTTTCGCTGCCGGGTGGCACCAGGGTCGACAGCGCTGCTGCGAAGTGCCGGGTCCGCTCGGGGTCGAGCCGCAGTGGTTCGCCACTCTGGCGGCAAGCCAGCAGGTCGGCATCGTGCTCGAGGAGCCTGGCCAATGCTCCCACCACCACCACGGCATGCAAAGCGAGAAGCGCGGGGGTGACGACCGTCAGCTGAAGCGTTTCCGAGATGCCCATCGAGGTCAGCCACGCGGCAAACTGGGCCATTTCCGCCGCCAGCAGCTGAGAGAGGACCAGCCAACCGACAATCGGCAACACCAGCACCCCCATGCGAAGTGGCAAGTGCCATCGCCGCAGATGCGCAAGTTCGTGGCGAACCACCACTTCGAGTTCGTCGGCGGAAAGCTCGGCCACCAAGGCATCGGTGAGTAGGACGTAGCTGAGTCGATTGGTGACACCGACGACCAGCGCGTTGGCGACACTGCCACTGGTTTGCCAGAGCAAAATATCGCGCACCTGGGTGTGCATGTCGCGCGTGCAGGCGAGCAGACGATCGCGCAGCGGCGATGCGGGAATCGGCGTGGTGCGCCACATCCGCGTAAGGACAAACGGCAACAGCGGGAGCGCGACGAGCAGCAGCGGAAAGACCCACACCGCCACCGGCCAGCGCGCTGTGTCGGCCCTGTTTTCAGTCGCCATGAACTCGCTGATAGCAAGGACCACGAGCGCTGGCGCAAGGACCAGCAGCAGCTGATGCTTGGCCTGCAGCACCAGATAGCGTGGCAAGGCTCGGGACCAGCGCGGCAGCGTAGGAGATTGAAGCGCGAGTGCTCGATGCACTTGCCACGAGCGCTCGCGTTGCAGAAAAAACAGACCGCTCCACAGCCCGGCGAGCGAAAGCAAGGTCGGCGCCAGCACCAGCAGATCGTCGACCAGTGGAAAGCGGGCCAAATCCCAGTTACTCCGCACCACCGCCGGCCAGCCGATCACATAGACCATCGCCACCGTCACCCCGAGCCACAGGACATAGGTTCGGTCGATCCACCGGGCCAGAAGTGCATCGGCCAGTTCGCCGGTATCCGATTCGGGATCGCGCGGCTGATCGGCCAGGAGTCGATAGGAGCCGCCGAAGTAGGCCACCAGCCCGGGGAGCATCGCCACCGCCACCACCAGCCAAAATCGGCTGACGGGATGACTCACCGCCGCGGGAGTGGGGAGCTCCGAACTGGCGAGGGTTGCTATCAGCGAAAGCAGGATGGCAAGTTGCACGGGAGATCGTTTCGCGAGGAACGAGGGGGCGAAATCGTATCGCGCCATCCGTGCGCATCGGTCCATCCACGCTAATCCCCCGCTCGGCGACCTTCAACGGCGATCGATGGCGTATCGTCCGCCGCTACTAAAGTCGCGTGTCAATCATTCCGAATGTAGCGATT
This window of the Pirellula staleyi DSM 6068 genome carries:
- a CDS encoding M48 family metallopeptidase — protein: MARYDFAPSFLAKRSPVQLAILLSLIATLASSELPTPAAVSHPVSRFWLVVAVAMLPGLVAYFGGSYRLLADQPRDPESDTGELADALLARWIDRTYVLWLGVTVAMVYVIGWPAVVRSNWDLARFPLVDDLLVLAPTLLSLAGLWSGLFFLQRERSWQVHRALALQSPTLPRWSRALPRYLVLQAKHQLLLVLAPALVVLAISEFMATENRADTARWPVAVWVFPLLLVALPLLPFVLTRMWRTTPIPASPLRDRLLACTRDMHTQVRDILLWQTSGSVANALVVGVTNRLSYVLLTDALVAELSADELEVVVRHELAHLRRWHLPLRMGVLVLPIVGWLVLSQLLAAEMAQFAAWLTSMGISETLQLTVVTPALLALHAVVVVGALARLLEHDADLLACRQSGEPLRLDPERTRHFAAALSTLVPPGSESWFSRWLHPSTTRRIALLNASLEQPSRATAVHRRVNILGLLMLLSTALLIAGSMCLLLR
- a CDS encoding BON domain-containing protein, with the translated sequence MQSIDRSSEVETSPLALRVDEAIATNPYLQGRKLRFETSGNRVTLHGQVNTYFQKQMAQELLKHVEGVGEIENGLEVMWH